The candidate division WOR-3 bacterium genome has a segment encoding these proteins:
- a CDS encoding nucleotidyltransferase family protein, translating into MRTRDQVLEVLSRNRDRIRSFGVRSLALFGSAVRNEADDASDLDFLVEFDRKSFDNYMDLKFFLEELLGRPVDLVLKDAVKPRLREPILAEAVHAPGL; encoded by the coding sequence ATGAGAACCCGAGACCAGGTGCTGGAGGTCTTGTCCCGGAATCGGGACAGGATACGCTCGTTCGGAGTCCGAAGTCTGGCCTTGTTCGGATCGGCTGTACGCAATGAGGCGGACGACGCGAGCGACCTGGATTTTCTCGTCGAGTTCGACCGCAAGTCGTTCGACAACTACATGGACCTGAAGTTCTTCCTTGAAGAGTTGCTCGGCCGGCCTGTCGACCTCGTGCTCAAGGACGCTGTCAAGCCGCGACTCCGTGAGCCGATCCTGGCTGAAGCGGTCCATGCTCCGGGACTATAG
- a CDS encoding DUF86 domain-containing protein produces MLRDYRAYLEDMLEAASAAREFVAGMTREDLAEDRRTRDAVIRNLEVIGEAAKKLPAQTKRSHPEVEWKKIAGLRDILIHDYFGIDMDIVWDVVQNKLPPLADQVRRILGESR; encoded by the coding sequence ATGCTCCGGGACTATAGAGCCTACCTCGAAGACATGCTTGAGGCCGCGAGCGCGGCGCGGGAGTTCGTTGCGGGCATGACCAGAGAGGACCTAGCCGAGGACAGGCGTACGCGCGACGCGGTTATCCGCAACCTGGAGGTAATAGGCGAGGCAGCAAAGAAGCTGCCCGCTCAGACGAAACGCAGCCATCCCGAGGTCGAGTGGAAGAAGATAGCCGGCCTGCGGGACATTCTCATCCACGACTACTTCGGCATCGACATGGACATCGTCTGGGACGTCGTGCAGAACAAGTTGCCGCCACTGGCCGACCAGGTCCGGCGTATCCTAGGAGAATCCAGGTAA
- the cadA gene encoding cadmium-translocating P-type ATPase codes for MCCAEETNALRSTVGRLTGLHDLDFNLLDSTMTVRHDATVLDEAAIRDAVRKAGLEVETPDETRPAGAHAVEQSWWQQYGRAAMCWSSGALVGLGFLTHALMHGSLWHALVGGEGMAHHEFPLPAVLLYVAAAVTGGWFIVPKAWLALRRLRADMNLLMTVAALGAMIIGEWFEAGTVTFLFSLSLLLESWSVGRARRAIRSLVSLTPPTARYLCPWGGDIMERPVADVPLGATVLVRPGERIPLDGIVAKGRTSVNQAPITGESLPVAKQPGDEVFAGTINEDGAIELQATKAAADTTLARIIRMVEEAQSRRAPVEQWVEKFARYYTPAMMILALLIAVVPPLFVGGWGRWFYEALVLLVIACPCALVISTPVSIVAGLTAAARAGLLIKGGSYLEAAARIKVFAMDKTGTLTRGVPEVQEVVPLNGHDRGELLARTAALEAHSEHPLAAAVLRKAQMEHITPPRAENFRALKGRGAEATIDGRSYWAGSDRLLREKGTDDPEIHARIQQMEDAGHSVIVVGSDRHVCGLISVADSVRSSAAATVAALKAAGVRRVVLLTGDNQGTAEAIGRAVGADEVRAELLPEDKLEAVREIERSYGATAMVGDGVNDAPALATATIGIAMGAAGTDAAIETADIALMSDDISRLPWLVRHARRTVRIIRQNVVFALGVKAVFMTLAFFHVATLWMAIAADMGVSLLVVFNALRLLGGSRAGMPRER; via the coding sequence ATGTGCTGCGCCGAGGAAACGAACGCGCTCCGGAGCACGGTCGGGCGCCTGACCGGACTGCATGACCTGGACTTCAACCTTCTCGACAGCACCATGACTGTGCGACACGATGCCACGGTCCTGGACGAGGCCGCAATCCGGGATGCCGTGCGGAAGGCGGGGCTGGAGGTAGAGACCCCCGACGAGACGCGCCCTGCCGGCGCCCACGCGGTCGAGCAAAGCTGGTGGCAGCAGTACGGCCGCGCGGCGATGTGCTGGAGTTCCGGGGCGCTGGTCGGTCTGGGCTTCCTGACCCACGCGCTCATGCACGGAAGCCTGTGGCACGCGCTGGTCGGCGGCGAGGGTATGGCGCATCACGAGTTCCCGCTGCCCGCTGTCCTCCTCTACGTCGCCGCGGCGGTAACAGGGGGTTGGTTCATCGTTCCGAAGGCATGGCTGGCGTTGAGGCGGTTGCGGGCAGACATGAACCTGCTCATGACGGTTGCCGCGCTCGGGGCGATGATCATCGGCGAGTGGTTCGAGGCCGGGACGGTCACGTTTCTCTTCTCGCTGTCGCTCCTCCTGGAATCATGGAGCGTCGGCCGCGCCCGGAGAGCGATCCGCTCGCTGGTCTCGCTGACCCCGCCGACCGCACGCTACCTCTGCCCGTGGGGCGGCGACATCATGGAGCGGCCGGTAGCCGATGTCCCACTGGGCGCAACCGTGCTCGTCCGGCCCGGTGAGCGGATTCCACTGGACGGCATCGTCGCCAAGGGCAGGACGTCCGTCAACCAGGCGCCGATTACCGGCGAGTCGCTGCCGGTCGCCAAGCAGCCTGGCGACGAGGTGTTCGCCGGTACCATCAACGAGGACGGAGCGATTGAGTTGCAGGCGACAAAGGCGGCTGCGGATACGACCCTGGCGCGCATCATCCGCATGGTCGAAGAAGCCCAGTCGCGCCGGGCGCCGGTTGAGCAGTGGGTAGAGAAGTTCGCGCGCTACTACACGCCGGCAATGATGATCCTGGCGCTGCTGATCGCAGTGGTCCCGCCCCTGTTCGTGGGCGGTTGGGGCCGCTGGTTCTATGAGGCCCTGGTCCTGCTGGTCATCGCCTGCCCGTGCGCGCTGGTGATTTCCACGCCGGTCAGCATCGTGGCCGGACTCACCGCGGCGGCGCGGGCCGGGCTCCTGATCAAGGGCGGGTCGTACCTGGAGGCGGCAGCGCGAATCAAGGTCTTTGCCATGGACAAGACCGGCACGCTGACCAGAGGAGTCCCGGAGGTGCAGGAGGTAGTTCCGCTCAACGGACACGACCGCGGCGAACTCCTTGCCCGGACGGCGGCACTTGAGGCGCACAGCGAGCATCCTCTGGCGGCAGCCGTGCTGAGGAAGGCGCAGATGGAGCATATCACGCCTCCCCGCGCGGAGAACTTCCGTGCGCTCAAGGGGCGGGGCGCCGAGGCCACAATCGACGGTCGTTCCTACTGGGCAGGCAGCGACCGGCTGTTGCGAGAGAAGGGGACCGATGACCCCGAAATCCACGCACGGATTCAGCAAATGGAGGACGCGGGCCACTCCGTCATAGTGGTCGGCAGTGACCGGCACGTCTGCGGACTGATCAGTGTGGCCGATTCGGTGCGGTCGTCAGCCGCGGCGACGGTCGCCGCGCTCAAGGCGGCCGGGGTCCGGCGTGTGGTCCTGCTGACCGGCGACAATCAGGGAACCGCCGAGGCGATAGGCAGAGCGGTGGGGGCCGACGAAGTCCGGGCCGAACTGCTGCCTGAGGACAAGCTGGAGGCGGTCCGCGAGATCGAGCGAAGCTACGGAGCCACCGCGATGGTGGGCGACGGCGTGAACGATGCGCCGGCGCTGGCTACGGCGACGATTGGCATCGCGATGGGCGCAGCCGGGACCGATGCCGCCATCGAGACCGCGGACATCGCGCTGATGTCGGATGACATCAGCCGCCTGCCGTGGCTGGTCCGCCATGCGCGCCGTACGGTGCGCATCATCCGGCAGAACGTTGTCTTTGCCCTGGGCGTTAAGGCCGTGTTCATGACACTGGCCTTCTTTCACGTTGCGACGCTCTGGATGGCGATAGCGGCAGATATGGGCGTGTCGCTTCTTGTAGTTTTCAACGCACTGCGGCTACTCGGTGGCAGCCGTGCCGGCATGCCAAGAGAACGTTGA
- a CDS encoding helix-turn-helix transcriptional regulator, whose product MPPSERRFELADFFRVFGDSTRIGILLALGRSELCVCDLGALLGMTQSAVSHQLKVLRQTRLVHYRREGKIVYYSLDDEHVRAILDLGSRHIEE is encoded by the coding sequence ATGCCGCCGAGTGAGAGGCGGTTCGAGCTGGCCGATTTCTTCCGGGTCTTCGGCGACAGCACGCGGATCGGCATCCTGCTGGCGCTGGGCCGGTCGGAACTGTGCGTCTGCGACCTGGGCGCGCTGCTGGGCATGACCCAGTCCGCGGTGTCGCATCAGCTCAAGGTACTGAGGCAGACCCGGCTCGTGCACTATCGTCGGGAAGGCAAGATTGTCTACTACTCGCTTGACGACGAGCACGTTCGCGCGATCCTGGATCTGGGGTCGCGCCATATCGAGGAATGA
- a CDS encoding DUF2284 domain-containing protein yields MKRTGIELEKYVAQALAAGAAEAKIVPATNIRTAEWVRLKCQFGCDGFAKGLCCPPRTPTPEQMKRVLADYRRALIYSYVCTPSDYRTKRRRMRRLVTELERAAFLDGHYKAFGLGDGPCRFCRDCNLAGDCRHSEKARPSMESCGIDVYATARNSGIKLEVATRRDGPSKHINLILLD; encoded by the coding sequence ATGAAAAGGACAGGTATCGAATTAGAGAAGTACGTCGCGCAGGCGCTCGCAGCCGGTGCGGCTGAGGCGAAGATCGTCCCGGCCACGAACATCAGAACCGCCGAGTGGGTTCGGCTCAAGTGCCAGTTCGGATGTGACGGCTTCGCCAAGGGGCTCTGCTGCCCGCCGCGCACGCCCACGCCGGAGCAGATGAAGCGCGTGCTCGCCGACTACCGCCGCGCGCTCATCTACAGCTACGTCTGCACGCCGTCGGACTACAGAACCAAGCGACGCCGTATGCGCCGACTTGTCACGGAACTAGAACGGGCTGCCTTCCTTGACGGACACTACAAGGCGTTCGGGCTCGGCGACGGGCCGTGCCGGTTCTGTCGCGACTGCAACCTGGCCGGGGACTGCCGGCACTCAGAGAAGGCGCGGCCATCAATGGAGTCGTGCGGTATCGATGTCTACGCCACGGCTCGCAACTCCGGCATCAAGCTTGAGGTCGCAACCCGCAGAGACGGCCCCTCGAAACACATCAACCTGATCCTCCTGGACTAG